Part of the Oncorhynchus kisutch isolate 150728-3 linkage group LG2, Okis_V2, whole genome shotgun sequence genome, tgcatgtactcACAGGCATGTGGAGCGTGCATGGCAGCTTGTGTGCGAGTCTCTGCATCATTCCCTCTTCCCGGGCATTCTTCACAGTCTCCTCATGTACCATCAGTTCATCAGTTGCAATCAAGTCATGAGACACTATTGAAACCCCTGTCAGgtcatcatcctcttcatcatcatcatcagctaACAGGGGGTGGTGGGCTAACCCCCTCTCGCCCAGGGTCATGACGACCAGACCCCCTCCCCCTATCCCCACCCTctcatccactaccccactacacTTTAGCAGCATCCCCTCCAGCTTGTCATCAATGTTCATCTTTACTAGAGATCTAGCTAGCTAGGTGTCTGTGTTGTTAAGAGAGGGCAGAAGTATTAGCTAGGTAAAGACAAACAAAACACCAGTATTTAGCTTTGGTAGCAATAGGCTAACGTTAATAATACATCACTACAAATGCTTGCTAGCTACAATTTAGTGGGGCCATCATTGAGTAATCTGAGGCTTAGCTGATTACGTAGTTAGCTACCTAAAGATGATCAACCAACCAAATAACGTTAGCCAACACAAACCCGTTTACTCATAATAGCACGTCGACCTGCCCAAAAATTAACGCCAGCAATAAAACTAGGCTTTTTGACCATACTACAGTTAGCTAACGTTAATATTTCATCATCTGTCGCTAGTGGTCAACTGGATAGATTAGCTAGTTAACCAACTAGATTAACGTGAACTACCTAAATATGTAACTAGGTGTTATTATAGGTAACTTAAGTTAGCTAGACAACTTTCGTTAGACAACTTTCGCTAGTTAGCTAAACAAGTAACAACTgcgttagctagctagaaaaCTACCGGTAGTGTGGACaagcgttagctagctaacgtagttTGCAgtataattagctagctagctagctgtgaatggCAAACGTAAGCTAGCTAGTTATGCCTGATCAGAACCAACAACAACCAGAACTAAGATAGCTAGCTACaatacctcaaatcaaatcaagattTAGCTTCGCTCAAGACAAGTCAAATCGAGACGTAGTTTACGTTAGCTTCAAAGCACGGCAGACCAAACTGTTCACAACTGACATAACGTTAGCCAGCTATTAGCATTAGTTGGCTAGCCTAGCTAACTTACGTAACGTTAGCCTGCTTACCTACTTTATGGTCTAATAAGGTCGTTCAACAGTCATGGTTTATCTGGGAAAAGTGTATCCGCTGTATGATATACGCCGCGACAGAAAAGAAACATCACCGCATCTGGCCCAACTGCAGCGTATGGGGACTGTACCGTAGTTGTTCGGCTTTGTGATAGCTCTGCCGCTCACCTGTAGTGAAGCACTATGTGTGTTCTGCTTTGCAACCCTTATTCTGCATCTCTTCTGAGCTCACACTGGAttagaacatgatgacagaagaaAATCAAGACTATGCTACGAGCTACTTGTTCACCAAACGTGAAGTTTTATGCGTCCAACAAACACCTAAAAATAAGAAATGCTGTCGTATTAAACGTCATCgttaacaaaaaaacaaaacatttaagttAACTAGTTAACCAAATAAttaatgcattcggaaagttttcagaccccttgactttttccacattttgttacgttacagccttattcttcaatttattaaatacatgttttgctctcaccaatctacacacaataccccataatgacaaagcaataatacgtttttagaaatgtttgaacatGTATAcatataaaaaactgaaataccttatttacataagtattcagaccctttgctatgagacttgaaattgagctcaggtgcatcttgtttccatttagcatccttgagatgtttttacaacttgattggagtccagctttggtaaattcaattgatcagACATGAGTTTTaggtagcgttatacccaagaagacccacggctgtaatcgctgccaaaggtgcttaaacaaagtactgagtaaagggtctgaatacttatgtaaatgttatattttagttttttatttgtaatacatttgctaccatttctaaaaaacagtttttgcttcatcattatggggtattgtgtgttgattggccTCCTTTCCTTACCCATAGAACCATATAGATATTACACATGCTAATTTGAATtaaacaccacaaacacacacatacaattacttTGGTTGGCATTTGCTAAATCTGCGTTTCATATTTCACATATTCAGAATTGGTATGTAGTTGAATAATGATACCCCACAAAGTGAAGCACTCAGCTAAGCAACACCTGGTAGGAATAACAATCCTTCTGAATGTGTATTTACAAATACAGGTctttgttattgttgtttagtcGGATGTCCTAGCTGGTTTCTTTGATTGAATGTTTAGTTTCTGGGAACTGTAGATCTGTTATTTTGTGTGGGACCTTCTAGATGAATTTAAACACTTTTTGTCTGCACCCCTTTTGATTTAAACTAAACCTTCCATACATGTTTGCCTATGGTATAAAGTTGTCAGAAAGTACTCAAAGTTGCATACCCCACCCTACCATGAGAAATGTCTTCTTCACTGTTCACCCCATTTGTCTTACATGAGATGACACCCCGTACAGGATTTTTTTGTCCTGTGTTTTGGCATGCTGTTGCACTGTGCATGAGCCACATTTGTAATTCCCATTTGTATTGGGTGCCTGAGTGGGCTCGGGGCAAGAGCAGATCTCACTAGGCCATCCCCAATATTGTGGCCACACTTGTAGACCACCAGTGGGGGTTCCTGGaaaatgtgatgttttttttaccATCAGCTGAGATGTTCTGTTTGCCGGAACCGAGCAACGGTTGCCTGTGTGAAGTGCCaggaagtgtgtgtatgtgcgtgggAGCGTGTGTCTGTTGTATGTGTGTACGCATAccacagagaaagaggaagaatgCATGCCTcacttttttatttgatttatttaaccttttttaggaaagtaagttaagaacaaattcttatttacaatgacggcctacccataCCAAACCCTaatccggatgacgctgggccaattgtgtgccacccatTGACATGCATTGGATTTGCTTATATtgtatatactgtagggaagtgtgtgtgtgtgtggaattctTTATATATTGGTCCAGACAATTTATATACCAAAAACTATTTAGATCTGAAACAGTTTAAGATCTGGGAAAATTGGAGAACGCTGTAAAATTACTCACTCTCCAGTCtccattgacttgcattggatttgctTATTATATtgaaaaatacagaaatatctcatttacataagtattcgcacccctttgctatgacacccaaattgagctcgggtgcatccaatttcctttgatcatccttgagatgtcgctacaacttgattagaatccacctgtggccaatttgGACAAGATTTAGAAAGAAAACACCTGTCTTCATGGAACAAAAAGATAAAcgcaaagattttactgagttacagttcatatcaggaaatcagccaatttaaataaattatttcggacataatctatggatttcacatgactgggaatacagatattaaTCTGTTGGTCACCGATACCTTATGAAATGGTATGgaagtggatcagaaaaccagtcagtatctggtgtgaccacaattTACCTCATACAGCTCCaatgcatagagttgatcatactgttgattgtggcctgtggaatgttgtctcactcctcttcaatggctgtgcaaattTGCTGGATaatggcaggaactggaacatgctgtcttacatgtcgatccagagcatcccaaacatcctCAAATGtgtgacatatctggtgagtatgcaggccatgaaaaactgggacattttcagcttccaggaattgtgtacagatccttgcgacatgggccatgcattatcatgctgaaacatgaggtgatggcggcagatgaatggcatgacaatgggcttttggatcttgtcacggtatctctgtgcattcaaattgccatagataaaatgtaattgtgttcgttgtccatagcttatgcatgcacataccataaccccaccgcaaccatggggcactctgttcacaatgttgacattagcAAACCACTCGCCCTCACAACGCCATACAAGCTGTCTGCCATCTTCACAGATtaacttctccagtgtgccagtggccatcgaaggtgagcatttgcccactgaagtcgtttatgatgccaaactgcagtcaggttagGACCCTGGTGAGAacgatgagcacgcagatgagttTTCCTGAgtcagtttctgacagtttgtgcagaaattcttcagttgcgcaaatccacagtttcatcagctgtccgggtggctggtctgtATCCCGCAGCTGAAGAAGCCAGATATGGAGGCCCTGGGCTcaaaaattctctaaaacaacgttggaggtggtttttggtagagaaattaacattcagatCTCTGGCAATCgttctgatggacattcctgcagtcagcatgccaattgcacactccctcaaaactagagacatctgtggcattgtattgtgtgataaactgcacattttagagtggccttttatagtccccagcacaaggtgcacatgtgtaatgatcatgccgtttaatcagcttcttgatatgccacacctgtcaggtggatggattatcttggcaaatgagaaatgctcactaacagggatgtaaacaaatttgtgccaaaaattggagagaaagaagctttttgtgcatatgaaaaatgtcagggatcttttatttcagctcatgaaacatggggccaacacttcatgtttgttcagtgtatatagtatatacacctgggtggcaggcagcctagtggtaaagagcattgggccagtaaccaaaaggtcgctggttcaaatccctgagctggcaacgtggaaaaatcaaatcaaatttatttatatagcccttcgtacatcagctgatatctcaaagtgctgtacagaaacccagcctaaaaccccaaacagcaagcaatgcaggtgtagaagcacggtggctaggaaaaactccctagaaaggccaaaacctaggaagaaacctagagaggaaccaggctatgtggggtggccagtcctcttctggctgtgccgggtggagattataacagaacatggccaggatgttcaaatgttcataaatgaccagcatggtcgaataataataaggcagaacagttgaaactggagcagcagcacagtcaggtggaagttgaaactggagcagcagcatggccaggtggactggggacagcaaggagtcatcatgtcaggtggtcctggggcatggtcctagggctcaggtcagttgaaactggaacagcagcatggccaggtggactggggacagcaaggagtcatcatgtcaggtagtcctggggcatggtcctagggctcaggtcctccgagagagagaaagaaagagagaaggagagaattagagaacgcacacttagattcacacagaaAAATCTGCCATTCCGCCCTTGAGCAAGGCTGTTAACCTCGATTTAAGGCAGACCCCCAcaactctctgattcagaaggttGGGTGAAAAGCAGGAGACACATTTTGggtgaatacattcagttgtgcaactgactagggatcccctttcccttctctaaaaccatttctagagtgttgaaagtttccaagagcacattgaaaaaaaatgaaaaaagatGTAGCTAACCAGATTCTGCCTAGAGCTGAGtaaccgggcaagaaggaccttggtcagggtggtgaccaagaacccaatgaccactctagctgaactacagagttccttagctgagatggtagaaccttacagaaggaaaagtctctacagcacttcacaaATCTGGGCTTTATCGGAGAGTGGCCAGGTGGAAGctactcctgagaaaaaggcacaacaGCACACCTGGACTTTGCAAAAAGGAACATGAAAGAGCATAAGGCAAAATAATTTGTGGTCTGATGAtaatttattttcactatttggcctgaatacaaagctctatgtctggagaaaacccgGCACAGCCCATCACCTGTCTAACACCAACTCTACCCTtgagcatagtggtggcagcatcaggcaatggggatgcttttcagtggcagggactgggagactggtaaagATAGAGGGAACAATAAATGGAGTCAAGTTGTTaatgacttgttaattgtttactccatgtgtaactctttgttgtctgctcacactgctatgctttatcttggccaggtcgcagttgcaaatgagaacttgttctcaactagcctacctggttaaataaaggtgaaataaaaaaataaaaataaaaaacaagcaAGTCCTTGATAATAACCTGTttcagagtgcaaagaaccttagACTGGGGGTGAATATTTACGTTCCAAcgagacaataaccccaagcatacagccaaaacaATGTTGGAATGAATTCAGAACAataatgtgaaagtccttgagtggcccagccaaagcccagacttgaatcacATTGAAAatatgtggaaagacttgaagattgctgttcccCATGTAACTTaaaagagcttgagaaaatctgcaaggaagaatggaagaaaatccccaaatccagatgtgcaaagctgatacagataagatgactcaaagctgttaTCACAGCCAAAGgtacttctacaaagtattgactcgggtgtgaataaaatgtctaaaaacacgttttcactttcattatggggtagtgtgtagataTTGATATTGAAAAAAaatgtcatccattttgaattcaggctttaaAATGTATTCcactaaatgtggaataaatgaaggagtatgaatactttctgaaggcactatatactgtatgtccagtCAATTTCTGTTACAAAACATTATTAAGAGCTGATCATTTGAACACGAATTTACACAACTAGATTCATGTAATAAACAGTATCCCCAAAGACTAAATATAGTACAATATCAGAAATTCACATTGTAGACATGCCTTGGCCgattaaaaaaaagaaatcttCAGATTTGTCCATCAGTAAGCTCAGAGAACAAGTGTACAGAAGGAAATTATACATCTCAGTTATGGACATAAATGGATGAACAACTTTCAAGTTTTATTATTCGTATGAACGGGATACTCATGGTATACATCGTCCaaagaaatgcttacttgcaggttccatcccgacaatgcaacaacaataagaaataataaaatataagaaTACAAACATAAAGTCAAATGGCTCATTAGAAGCACATGAATAGAGCGCATCTTCAAAGAAATGTTTTATGTCCTATCATGCTGAGAGGAAAAGATAAACATAATGAAACCAGGCAAAATGCATATTACATTTCAATACCTGAGTGCACatacagcgcattcagaaagtattctgacccattgacttttttcacattttgttaagttacagcctcatcctaaaatttattaaatagttttttccccccttatcaatctacacacaaccccatactgaccagtggtggaaaaagtacccaactatcacacttgagtaaaagtaaagataccttaacagaaaacgactcaagtaaaagtaaaaaagtatttgtttttaaatatactaaGTATCAAAAGCAAAttaaattgctaaaatatacttaagtagttAAAGTACATGTATAAATCCTTTCACATTCCTTACGTGTTTGCTTAatacattccttatattaagcaaaccagattttCTAGTTGATTTTAATTTACAGactgccaggggcacactcaaacGCAGCAtttcagaggcagtaggtatgaccagggatgttctcttgatcaatgtgtgaattggaccattttcctgtcctgctaaagcATTCGAAAtttaacaagtacttttgggtgtcagggaaaatgtatggagtaaaaagtacattgttttctttagtagtgtagtgaagtaaaagttgtcaaaaatatagaaagtacagatatccccaaAAACTTTAGTACTTAAGTATTTTaacttaagtactttataccactgatactgacaaagcaaaaacaggtttagacatttgcaaatgtattaaaaatttaacatggaaatatcacatctatacagccttgagtcttcttgggtatgacgctacaagtttggcacaccggtatttgggagtttctcccattcttctctgaggatcctctcaagctctgtcaggttggatagggagcgttgctgtacagctattttaagggctctccagagatgttcaagtccggactctggctgggccactcaacgacattcagagacatatccagaagctactcctgcgttatcttggctgtgtgcttagggttgttgtcctgttggaaggtaaaccttcgaaAAAGAACAGGCGAGCCGCACAGTCTAGGAGTTCAGATGCAATACTTTaataaccaacgtttcgacagacgagctgtcttcatcagggtataatgacaaacactgcggtTCACTAGTTTATAGAGTTTCAAaggacacacaggtgtctgtaatcatggctgaGTGTGGCTTGATTTCATTGGTTGATTTACAGATATAAATAGAACATATAAAAAGCGTGAATGGATaacatacgatcatagatacaatttgtCTACATAGGCCTATAAATATTTACAATGAATAGGAAAATcacaatcacaagaatggcttcagatcaaagtctacattGATACcgaagggagcaagagagagggggtcTTTAAATGAAAGATCCAGGCGGCCTCTCGTTTTCGAGGTCACCCCCTCTTCTAGGgagtttttgcacctaatggtgctacgatgctccaTGATTCTTATTTTTAATCTGAGCTTTCTTTTACCAacaatttttaccacaaggaaaAGTTATAACacaaataactgccttagtgccTTAGCACatgataacacctttgattgggatccgTTTCCCTGTTTGAGGGTGTTTGAAGGGTCTACATTTGTAAGTGCCATtacattgagcacagccattacactttTAGTTTCCATCTGGTAGAGGCGCAAATAATATTATGGGGTGGTAATTGTCTTCATTCTATAACCTgcatcctccccttcatctacactgattgaagttggaagtaacatcaataagagatcatagctttcagctggattcacctggtcagtctgtcatggaaagagcaggtgttcctagtGGTTTGTACATTGTGTATAAGTCCACCTCCGTAGCTAGCCTACTGGCATCAGTAATAGTATGTATATTGGGAGGGTGAATAATTTTCTCCCCAAAAGCTTACAGTATAGATTTGGGAGGCTGGTCCGGCTGGGCCTGATCTTGCATGAGTGGGGAATCAATGGGATGTTCATCAGTTCATCAATGTAGAATCCTCTTCACCATATCTTCCCTCCAGAATACTCTGGACCACATTGATCACCTTCCTATTTAATACTATTTCCATGTGGGGCATAGACCTGAATTCCTTGACATGGACAGGCTGTGCTTGCTTCCCTCTCCAGCGTTTACAAAGACTGAGGCTAAGACTGTCCACTGTATCATCCCCATCAGCATACACATAGTCTATGGGGTCTGCATTTGGGAACTGGTCGTCATAAATATAGGTAACTGGTGTGGGCAGCCCCACACCATAGAAGCAGTACATCTCAACACCAGGAGGGGGCAGACCAGCTGTCAAGTTTCTAGTGTCTTCCCACATGAACCAGCCATCTTCAAAGTCAATGTCTTTAAAGAAGCGCTGGTAGTCCTGGCGGGTATAGTTGAATAATGGCGTGGAGATGAAGACGTGGTCTGTAGGCCAGACCTCTTCAAATGGAAGCATCCAGGGGTTTGTGGTGGTCATCCGCTGCTGCTCCCGGATCTTGATGTTGGACACCAGTGGGATGCCAAGATTTTCACCTGTGGAGACAATTGTTATCATTCAATATCAATAATTAATATCAATCATTTTCTCTTGGCAATCTCCAGACAATGTGTGACTCGCCAATGTAATCCAGACAAACATGACCTACCACCCTTTCAAGAAAATGAAGACATGGGCAAGGCGGTCCGGTCCGGCGTCCtggcaaaataaatagtgggggcaCTTTTTggtgtaacagatgtctctttccattcaccaATGTTTGGAGGCTGGATATATGTTGTGAGTGgttgaacatgtgcaggtagcctagtaaagGAGCCCTTAAGTGATTGTCAAACAATCAGATAAAAACATAACTGGTTGTGTTGAGGCCACAATAAAAAGGTCcagtaatacattttaaaagttaaattACAAATCTTTACCACTAGGGCCAAAGAGATGCTATTGAATTAACAGGTATTCTACCTATATGTAATTCTATAATTAGGCCCATAAATGTTTTTGGTGCAAGTGTGTGCACATATAGGAAGTCCCCTACCAGGAAAGAAATGAATTATTTCACCCTGCAAGTAAAACGATTTTGCAACATGAGGTGATTACGGTCAATATAATCTACTTCAATCCGGCTATCAGGTTCTCTCAAGTATATTATGTTTCTACTATGGGGGAGGTTGTTCAATCTGTCCACCAAATTCTGACACAGTACCTGATGCTAGTACTCGAAGGGTCTTGATAGCCCCACCCCAGGGTGCTCCAAGTGAAATGAAGCCTTTGATGTATTCGTCTTTCCAAGCCTGGGTCTGCTGATATAAGAAGTAGAGGATATAATTGCTTCCCATGCTATGGCCCAGGATGTAAAGTGGTTGTTGATCCCTCTCGTACATATCCTCAATCAGCTTCTTCAGTCGTGCAAAGTATTCCTCCTGCTCGTCTGATAAGGTGAGACAAATAGGAACAGTCACATTATGTGTAAGCATGTGtgcataaacaattaatgagtTGCACTTTCCGTACAGGAAAGTGATTGTCAgttggatggtgtgtgtgtgtgtgtccatgatgACACTTACTCGGAGCTACTCTGAAGTCATATGGTGCTGCTCGGACCGCCTCATTGCGGACATATCCCATGTTGACCAAATGTGTAACCATATTATTAAAATAACCTGGAAAAGGAGACATCTCATTCAATGAAATCAAAAAGAAGACATAGGAAAAGATGGCCTCATTATGGTTGTTCTCACCTGACAGCTTGTGGTTGTCCAAGAACTCAACAGTATATGTCTGTCCAAAACCAGGCACTCTCACAGACACCCCTGCAGAATTGGATGACTTGCGAGTTGTCCTATTGTATACAATTCTGTAGCAAGAAATATGCAGTAGGTACATAATGTTATTGCATAAGGAAATGAACCCAACCACTAAAATGCTGAGGACAATGAAGAAAGATGGTGCCGGAGAAGGCAGACATTTTACGTGCcaccaaccgattgtgttttttgtttgtttgttaatttGAGTTGTTTGTAACTCcttttttaaaacttattttgtacataacgtTGCCACTACCgcctcttatgaccgaaaataacttctggacatcaggactgcgattactcaccaaggtctggcagaatccttttttccctttatgtgctgaccaactagcaattgttttcactgacatgttcaacctctccctgtccgagtctgtaataccaacatgttttaagctgACCACAATAGTGCCTgagcccaagaacactaaggtaacctgcctaaatgactaccgacctgtagcactcacgtctgtagccatgaagtgctttgaaagaccatcatcccagaaacccgagacccactccaatttgcataccaccccaaaagatctacagatgatgcaatctctattgcactcaacaccgccctttcccatctggatgaaaggaacacctatgtgagaatgctattcattgactacagctcagctcatagtgccctcaaagctcatcaataagctaaggaccctgggattaaacaactccctctgcaactggatcctggacttcctgacaggccgcccccagatggtaagggtaggtaacaacacatccgccacgctgatcctcaacacaggtgcccttcaggggtgcgtgcttagtcccctcctgtactccctgttcactcatgactgcacggccaggcacgactccaacaccatcattaagtttgccgatgacaacagtggtaggcctgatcaccgacaacgacgagacagcctatagggaggaggttagagacctggtcgtgtggtgccgggacaacaacctctccctcaacatgatcaagacaaaggagatgattgtggactacaggaaaaagaggatcgagcacgccccattctcatcgacggggctgcagtggagctaGTTGAGAGTGTGCacccatcaccaacaaactaacatggtccaagcacaccaagactagaggtcgaccgatttatgatttttcaacgccaataccaataccgattattggaggaccaacaaagccgataccgattaaatcgggcaaaaaaaaaaaaaaaaggtatttgtaataatgacaattacaacaatactgaatgaacgcttattttaacttaatataatacatcaataaaatcaatttagcctcaagcaaataatgaaacatgttcaatttggtttaaataatgcaaaaacaaagtgttggagaagaaagtaaaagtgcaatatgtgctatgtaagaaagctaacgtttcagttccttgctcagaacatatgaaag contains:
- the LOC109868306 gene encoding phosphatidylcholine-sterol acyltransferase-like isoform X1 produces the protein MGHCCTVLLIVFLALQQAAGFWLFDVFPSSFKTQNKVSNNSTPPVLIVPGTAGNQLEAKIDKPSRVHWMCYKKTDDFFTLWIDLNMFMPIGINCWIDNIRIVYNRTTRKSSNSAGVSVRVPGFGQTYTVEFLDNHKLSGYFNNMVTHLVNMGYVRNEAVRAAPYDFRVAPNEQEEYFARLKKLIEDMYERDQQPLYILGHSMGSNYILYFLYQQTQAWKDEYIKGFISLGAPWGGAIKTLRVLASGENLGIPLVSNIKIREQQRMTTTNPWMLPFEEVWPTDHVFISTPLFNYTRQDYQRFFKDIDFEDGWFMWEDTRNLTAGLPPPGVEMYCFYGVGLPTPVTYIYDDQFPNADPIDYVYADGDDTVDSLSLSLCKRWRGKQAQPVHVKEFRSMPHMEIVLNRKVINVVQSILEGRYGEEDSTLMN
- the LOC109868306 gene encoding phosphatidylcholine-sterol acyltransferase-like isoform X2, yielding MGHCCTVLLIVFLALQQAAGFWLFDVFPSSFKTQNKVSNNSTPPVLIVPGTAGNQLEAKIDKPSRVHWMCYKKTDDFFTLWIDLNMFMPIGINCWIDNIRIVYNRTTRKSSNSAGVSVRVPGFGQTYTVEFLDNHKLSGENNHNEAIFSYVFFLISLNEMSPFPGYFNNMVTHLVNMGYVRNEAVRAAPYDFRVAPNEQEEYFARLKKLIEDMYERDQQPLYILGHSMGSNYILYFLYQQTQAWKDEYIKGFISLGAPWGGAIKTLRVLASGENLGIPLVSNIKIREQQRMTTTNPWMLPFEEVWPTDHVFISTPLFNYTRQDYQRFFKDIDFEDGWFMWEDTRNLTAGLPPPGVEMYCFYGVGLPTPVTYIYDDQFPNADPIDYVYADGDDTVDSLSLSLCKRWRGKQAQPVHVKEFRSMPHMEIVLNRKVINVVQSILEGRYGEEDSTLMN